The Prochlorococcus sp. MIT 1300 genome has a window encoding:
- a CDS encoding serine hydroxymethyltransferase yields MEFLLFLSSIDREILELVYKADFKVEENTPLCLLGKRYFGFLKRGQKTVVICTRNAIDIGGHSIPKLNHDEDNSMTPIYIRRALRHEAVHVAQHCNNGKTLNIVSKKKIKIHPFKEKALEKSTKVSGNRERELEAYWMEDRPKLVKSALIKYCF; encoded by the coding sequence ATGGAGTTTCTCTTATTTCTAAGTTCTATAGACAGAGAAATACTGGAGTTAGTATACAAAGCAGATTTCAAAGTAGAAGAAAACACACCACTCTGCCTATTAGGGAAAAGATATTTTGGCTTCCTAAAAAGAGGGCAAAAGACAGTCGTAATATGCACCCGAAATGCAATTGATATAGGTGGTCATTCGATTCCTAAGCTGAACCATGATGAAGACAACAGCATGACTCCGATTTACATCAGACGGGCTTTAAGACACGAGGCTGTTCATGTCGCACAACACTGCAATAATGGCAAAACTCTAAATATAGTAAGTAAAAAGAAAATTAAAATACATCCTTTCAAGGAAAAAGCATTAGAAAAATCAACTAAGGTGTCAGGAAATAGAGAAAGAGAGTTAGAAGCCTACTGGATGGAAGACCGCCCAAAACTAGTAAAATCAGCCCTCATTAAATATTGTTTTTAG